In one window of Serinus canaria isolate serCan28SL12 chromosome 18, serCan2020, whole genome shotgun sequence DNA:
- the SMIM5 gene encoding small integral membrane protein 5: MSSESFLKEVQAIGEKFLLKLQKLPKAEPVEIVSFSVVLLFIVTVLVLTVIACSCCCCSCCGCDGRPDPRRKSQVSPAAHS; this comes from the exons ATGTCTTCTGAAAGCTTTCTGAAGGAAGTTCAAGCCATTGGTGAGAAGTTTCTCCTTAAGCTCCAGAAACTGCCCAAGGCTGAGCCAGTGGAGATTGTCAGCTTTTCTGTGGTTCTTCTGTTTATTG ttACTGTGCTGGTGCTCACGGTCATTGCCtgcagttgctgctgctgcagctgctgtggctgtgatgGACGCCCTGATCCCAGACGCAAGAGCCAAGTCAGCCCAGCTGCCCATTCATGA